AATGAGCGAAGCCACACTCGAACCCCATGCTTGCCCTGTAAGGTTGCTGTTGTGATCATTCTGCCTGAGGAACAGTGGCCATGTTGAACTCCAAACTCGGGTCCAGGCCTCAATTCCTCCCAAGAAACCCAGGATGGATCTGTACCCCACACCCACTAAGGGTGGCTTGTAACCTGAGGGTATATGTGTCTGGGGAAGCAAGGACCCTTTGGTCTGACACTTTGGTGATGTCAGTCTCCCCCATCCCTGTCTGACTTGACCAGAAACTGCACCAGAGGATTTAGATGCTGTGCCAGTGGATGCTGCCCAAAGATAAATGTATGGGATTCTTCAAATGATACCTTCAGGTAAGGCCAGGGTCAGAGCCCTTCTGGGCACCATTCACAGAGGGCCGGGTCCACCGGAAATAGGATGGGGGTGGATGATGGGGGAGATACGGCGAGGGAGAGGGGTCTAGGCACTCACAGAGATATCACCCTCTCCCCAGGATCTTGTTCATCCTCTTCATGGTGATGATACCTCTCTTGTGCATCTGCGGCTTTGTGAGGCGCTTCTGTCCCAAGTGCAGAGAACCAGAGCAGAACCGCAGACCGAGTCGTCAGATACCTCCAGAGCCACCTTCCATTGCCCCCCTAGAGACGATCTGGGTCACCACCTTGGATCCCCCACCACCCTATAGTCAGGTGGGTCTTTCTGTCCCAATCTTAACTTGTGTCATAGCTGGCTGTCGAAATGGTTGAAGTAACAGAATGGGAGGGCTCCCAATCGACCTTGTCATTCATTCCTTACCCAGCCCAAAGCAAACCAAGTACCCTTTTCTTCCTGCAGGTTGTTCAGAAGCCAGTTCCCACAGAACCACCTCCTCCCTACAGCCTCAGGCCTGAGGAACCTGCGGACCCAATGAGAGGCACTCTGAGCCAGGCCCTTTGAGTTACCTCATCCACAAGCTTCTTGGGTCAAGCCCAGGACTTTGGAGACTCTGGAATGACTCCACTCATCCCATCATGACCTTGGTCCTTtgatttaatttattgtttttctacCCCTGTGCCTCGCCAACTACCTTTTGTCTGAGAGCTGAACTGGATCCATAGTCTCTGTCATAACTCCCAAGCTAAAGACTGTTGGGGGTGCCTGCGGTGGGATGCAGATCTTGACTGGACAGCTTGCTCTGCCGTCCCACAGAAGCACTTCTGTGCCTGGAGGAGATTGAAGACTGAACTGCATAGACTCTGATACACCTTCGAACAATACCTGCACAGACCGGACCCCACTGTACCTCCACAGCcatacacaaaacacatgcaCTTGCTAAAGTTTCACCGACTGGCCTCGGGCTCTGGCTGCGAAGTGGTGATGGAGATGAGTTCAGAAGCTAAGCGTCAGTCAAATCCTTCCACACGGTGACTGTGTTGACCACCTCCCTGGGAGGAGTGTGCATCCAAGCTGTGAATGGATGCTTTGACCTTAAGTTCCCTGGGGCCTGTGACTACTAAAGAAATGGACCAGAATGCTCCCTggatccttttctcctctctgctttctgggtgAACTGGACTTGATATGCATGGGACTCTTAGGGGAGACCAGAAAAGAGACTTCTAGAAGGTAGGGTGGGAAGGAAGCctcagaggcaggtgtggttaGACATCTGTAGAGTGAGGCTTACAGAATGCTTACTTCCAGATTCCTCTCCAGGAATCTCCTGAGGAAAAGGAGGTGCAGACCCCACCCTGCTCTTCCTGCTGAGTCTGGGTCCCCACCTACAGTTAACCCCTAAGGGGAAGAATTCAGTCCTGTGGCTGAGGAGCTGAACAGAGCTCACAGTCCCTGCGAGGCCTGGGCACTGCTTGGAGCTCCCGCTCGCCCTCAGGTCCGGGGTGATGAAGTCAGGCAGATTCCTGGTGCCAGTGCTTTGGGGCTGGCAGCGGTGCTAGGTACCTCCACCTCATCCTGGTCTTTGCTGTGTGCTGCAGGggactcaaggccagccttcctTTTCAGACACTAGAGAGAAGTCCTACAGCTGGACTTTGACCTGCAGGAGGAGGTCACCTGCCTGTCACTAAAGATAGTATAGGGCTTTTAATTTCTCTACAGCAACAGTGGTGTGGCCTGAAGAGAGTGGCCATCCCAAAGCTCGGTGCCTGAAATaacttactttaatttttaatgtctgtTGGTGGTTTGCCTCCATGTGTATCTGTGAGGGCATTggacctgaagttacaggtggttgtgagctgccatgtgggtgctgggcattgaacccatgtcctctggaacagcagccaatgctctctccagccccctggaatGACTTCTATTGCCATTTCAGTCACTACTGttggtgggagaggaagagatgtCATCTTTTCAGAGACCATCTTGCACTGTCCACTCATGCGGCCAGTGTTTATAAAGCTACTACTCTACTACGCCTGGCCTGGTGTCCAGGATGAGATCAGGTGCAATTCTCCAGACAAGTCTGCAGAGAGGCCTACCCACTAAGTCTCTCATGGTGCACTGAGCTGGGTGAGGGGTGATGACGGTCCACCTCCATTGACCTATGGAAGCTTGTTCTGTAAGGCATGCGTACCGCCTATCCTGTAAGCTTGAAGGATCTGCCGTGCTGATCTACATCATGTCTGTCTTTTACTGTTGGGAGAAAAGGGAAGTTCAAAGCAGCTTTGGTTTGTAAAATAAACTCCGCcgttacattttaaatgttaaatgtgtgtgtttctacataTCTTTGAAGAGCTAGAAGAGACAGGTGCTGTAGTATAGTCCTGTAGTCTCAGCTGTAtcagaatctgaggcaggaggattaaagcTAGCCTGGGTGACTTAGTTGCATTCTTATCTCAATTTAAAAGGGGGGAAGAGGAGCTGgcggtgtaactcagtggtaaagaacttgcctagcatttgcAAGACCCTGAGGTAAGTCCCCAGTTCCTGCCCCAGCAATTCCAGAAGGATGTGAGCTGCTCAGCAGAGCTGCTGGGAGCGGTGTGCAGGTGGCTAGGTGTGGGGAGGATGTTTTTCTCCCTTctagacaagtttctctgtgtatccctggctatcctggaactcctgtagaacaggctggtcttaagctgggtggtggtggcgcacatctttagtcccagcactgggaggcagaagcaggccgatctctgagttcaaggccagcctggtctacagagtgagttccaggaaaggctaaagctacacagagaaaccctgtctcaaaaacaaaaaagaacaggctggccttgaagtcacaaagatccacctacctctgccccccaagtgctgagattaaaggtgtccacccaccacagccaggcggatctctgagttcaaggccagcctgggctaccaagtgagctccaggaaaaaatattttatttttaatctatattagtgttttgcctgcatgtgtatctgtgtatcagtgtgtatgcagtgcccttTCAGGACCCCAGGGCCAGaggggacatcagatcccctggaactcggGTTCCAGACAGTTACAGCCAGAGTATAGGTGCTGGAGGTTGATCCCGAGTCCTAGAAGAGCTGCCAGTACTccaaatgctgaaccatctctccagcccaaagtttCTATTTTGTCTGCTTTAGCATTGCTTGAGTTTTTTCCAATGAACAAGCCTTGCTTTTGTGGATttgagagatgtgttcacaggaaTTTGTTTATAGGCAGATGTAGGAATTTCtgaagggctggggatatagctcagtgtcaTCATTTGTCTAACTTGTACAATGCCTTGGGTTCAACCATTagcactgggaaaaaaaatactAGATGAAATTTGATCAATGACAGTTGGTATCATTTTCAGCCCTGTTATGAACACTGTAAGACTGTAgcaaaatgttttcctgtgtcccaccctgtccacagctgctcagacccaagtaaacacacagaggcttatattaattgaaactgctcggtcattagctcaggctttccactgactagctcttacatttaaactctgCCCATTTCcgttaatctatatgtctccacgtgtccgtggctttacctgtgtgccattacatgctgctccctggacagcaggagggcggctcctgactcagcctttctcttcccagaattctcttttctgtttatcctgcctatacttcctgcctggctactggccaatcagctttttatttatcaaccaatcagagcaacacattcacagcgtacagaacatcccacagcataagacTGACAGGTGGGCACACATGACATGTAGATGACCCTGAGGATATAACAAGCAACAGACATGGAAAGACCTGGATATCTGTGGACATAAGAACATTTGAAGCCCATGTGCTCAGCCTCTGGGACTCACGACGGGCTCTGGGTATAGACTGGGTGAGAAGCAGCCAGCTGCAGCCTGGCTAGCTGGGGGCTGGATGAGCAGTTTGCCAACGAGTGAGAATTCACCCCTCATGGAGATTTAGCAGCTCAAACTCATGAATGAATGATGAGAGATAGTGGGTGAATGAGGGAGGAAGTCTGTGAGGGGAATGAATGAGAGCTGCCTCCAAGTGTTTGTACAGAAACACACAGCTTGGTTAGCACCTAGAAGCTCTTTGGATCTCCTTGATAGGAGTTCCCTGAggatgctggggggtggggggatgatgGGACACACACAGTGGGGAGCTAAGGGAGCATGCTCCTGGGACAGGGGGAGAGGGAAGTGCAGGTGCTGGACAAGGGAAGGAGCCATGACAGCATTGCCATCATCAAACTCACCAGAGCTGAGATTCAGGGCTTACAGCTGCATCCGACGTCACCAGGTCTCAGCTTTCCCATCTGCACAAGAGAGATGAGCATCTTCCCAAGTCTCTGGTGAAatacccctcccccctctctccctctcccttccttcctcccttcttttctcccttccctcccctctcatccctcccccctcctcctcttctttttggtttttttgagacaaggtttctctgtgtagccctgtctgtcctggaactgcttgctctgtagaccaggctgtcccctAACTCAgagaagtgctgggatcaaaggcatgcggcACCACATCAAACTAGGATATACCTTTCTGGCTCTGTTTTGTGAAGGGCTGGGTGGGAAGATGTGACCGTCTGCTTAAACCCTTTTCTTAaagccttttctgtttcctgccctgagttaagtcaacttgacacaagctagagttctCTGAGAGGAGGGGGCCTCAGGAGAAAACGCCTCCAGAACGTCTGGCTataagcaagcctgtagggcattttcttaattagcgattgatgtgggagggcccagcccattgtgggtgccaCCCCTGAGCTAGTGggtctgggttctataaaaaagcaatCTGAGCCAGCGacaatggtgcacgcctttaatcttcaaattccaacactagggaggcagagccaggtggatctctgtgagtttgaggccagccttgtctacagagcgagatccaggatccaggacagtcaccaaaactacatagagagaccctgtctcaaaaaaaaaacaaaacaaaaaaaaaaaaaaaaaaaaaaaaaaaaaacaatttgagccaggtgtggtgatttaccggggaggcagaagcaggtggatctttgtgagtatATGACCAATCTTGAGCAAATTtcagttcctggacagccaaggctgttacacagagaaaccctgtctgggggtgcagcaccctccctggcctctgcatcagctcctgcccaggttcctgccctgtttgagttcctgccccgacttccttcaatggtggactgtgatgtggaaatgtaaaccaaataaaccttttcctttccttttggtcgtggtgttcatcacagcaatagtagccctGATGAGGACATCTTCCTAGCCTCTGACCTCCAGTTCTGAGCACTAGCTGTGGATCTGGATCAGGTGTGTATTAACGTCCACACTGGCCATTCTCCAAGACTTCCAAGACTTCCAAGGCACTCACAGTGCCCTCACTCACGTACCGTAATTATGACTGTTAACATCTGAAATCTAACCCAACTCTCCATCCACCCTGCTTATCTAGGACGACTCCAGATTCTGCTTGAATTAGTCCTTTGCCCAAGAATCAGCACACCCATGTGAGTGCATCCACTTTCAAATCCAGTCCACACGTCTCCTGAGGCCCCGCTCCTCCAACACCCACCCCCCAAAGTCCCTTGAAGTGGCTCGCCCAGACATGCATTCCCAGACCTCTGATACCCCGGCCTCAAGTTCCTCAtgcttcaaaggaaaaaatacagaagccaactaggcatgatggtgcacacctttagtgccagcacttgcgaggcagggGTAGGCAGttctgaattcaaagccaacctaatGCATATAGCGGATTCAAGGCCAGACAGTCAAGGCTATAtaggaagaccctgcctcaaaaaaccaaacacggCCAGGCGACGGtgttgcaagcctttaatcccagaactcaggagtcagagccagggagatctctgtgagttcgaggccagcctggtctacagagcgagatccaggacaggtaccaaaactacaaggagaaaccctgtctcaaaaaaccaataaataaataaataagtaagtaagtaaataaacaaacaaacaaaaacatgcaacGAAGGAAGCTATCTCTCTAGAGCCATCTAATTTCTGTCCCAGCCCTGCTCACCATCTGCTGCCCTGGAAACCCAGCTAGACCCTGGATGGCCTCTCTTGCTCCTAACTCCATCTCCAGCCTCACTCCTATGATACCATTTCCCTTCTGGAAGCCTGGCTGTTTATAGGCTGTCTCACCACCAAGCTCTCCAAAAGCCTCAGTCCCCTGTCGTCTGCTCCCCGCTTCCATCTCCCCATCTTCACTTCCCACTATCCCAGGACGCAGCTTCCATCCGGGGCACTTGCGCCCTCAGTTCTGCTGAAGCCAAAAGTCCATTTCTGGACCTCACCTCCCGGCGTTTGATCCACACGCCTAGTGTCCCTGCTCCAACAACTGCCCCCACCTGTCTGACTGCAGTCTGCCTTCCTTTCCCGTACCACTCAGGCTGCGTCTGCTAAGATACCGtcacctttctcctcctctgtcacCTCTGAGTGATGGACCTGAGGCTCTGTCTTCGGCTCTCTTGTCCTAATCTGTGCTCACTCCCACAGTGCTTGTCACACGGCCTGTGCCTTTGTTATAGAATGAATACGCCTTCCCGGTGAGAAACCACTCCGAGCACTTAGAGATTAATAAAGGAAAACTGTAAGGAGAGCGGGTGACTAGTTCTGGCTAATGCCCAAAAGGGAACCAGCCCTGAACAGAAATGGTTGGGTAATAGCCTCTGATCACGAGGAACAGAGTCAGGCTGTACTGGGCAATCACCCCTAGCCATAAAGAATTGCTTGGCCAAAGCCTGGTCATGTGTTCCACCTGTAGAAACAATACACAGGGGTACTGAAAACAACCCATCCTGCTTCCAGtcaagccattaaaaaaaaaatagctgaaacTCCCTAGTAGCTAGCTACCTATGTATATTATATACGTTCCCCCAGC
This Peromyscus leucopus breed LL Stock chromosome 8b, UCI_PerLeu_2.1, whole genome shotgun sequence DNA region includes the following protein-coding sequences:
- the Tmem92 gene encoding transmembrane protein 92, encoding MPGAWVLGFALTWLFSLLSSSQPVSANAVVFKCGSINCTRGFRCCASGCCPKINVWDSSNDTFRILFILFMVMIPLLCICGFVRRFCPKCREPEQNRRPSRQIPPEPPSIAPLETIWVTTLDPPPPYSQVVQKPVPTEPPPPYSLRPEEPADPMRGTLSQAL